Proteins found in one Paraburkholderia caballeronis genomic segment:
- a CDS encoding CysB family HTH-type transcriptional regulator, which translates to MNFQQLRFVREAVRQNMNLTEVANVLYTSQSGVSKQIKDLEDELGVDIFIRRGKRLTGLTEPGKAVHQLIERMLLDAENLRRVARQFADQDSGHLVVATTHTQARYALPKVVHKFTEVFPKVHLALRQGNPQQIAQMIINGEADIGISTEALDRYPDIVTFPCYSWHHVVVVPKGHPLVGRENLTLEEIAEYPIITYDQDFTGRSHIDQAFAKAGALPDVVLTAIDADVIKTYVELGMGIGVVAAMAYDEKRDTELVALDTQHLFEASTTRVGLRKGAFLRQYAYRLIEMFAPHLNEQQIAAQLREIA; encoded by the coding sequence ATGAATTTCCAGCAATTGCGCTTCGTGCGCGAAGCCGTGCGGCAGAACATGAACCTGACCGAAGTCGCGAACGTGCTGTACACGTCGCAGTCGGGCGTGTCGAAGCAGATCAAGGACCTCGAAGACGAACTCGGCGTCGATATCTTCATCCGCCGCGGCAAGCGGTTGACGGGGCTCACCGAGCCGGGCAAGGCGGTGCATCAATTGATCGAGCGGATGCTGCTCGACGCGGAGAACCTGCGCCGCGTCGCGCGCCAGTTCGCGGATCAGGACAGCGGCCACCTCGTCGTCGCGACCACGCACACGCAGGCGCGTTACGCGCTGCCGAAGGTCGTGCACAAGTTCACCGAGGTGTTCCCGAAGGTGCATCTCGCGCTGCGCCAGGGCAACCCGCAGCAGATCGCGCAGATGATCATCAACGGCGAGGCGGACATCGGCATCTCGACCGAGGCGCTCGACCGTTATCCGGACATCGTCACGTTCCCGTGCTACTCGTGGCATCACGTGGTCGTCGTGCCGAAGGGGCATCCGCTCGTCGGCCGCGAGAACCTGACGCTCGAAGAGATCGCCGAATACCCGATCATCACGTACGACCAGGACTTCACGGGCCGCTCGCACATCGACCAGGCGTTCGCGAAGGCGGGCGCGCTGCCGGACGTCGTGCTGACCGCGATCGATGCGGACGTGATCAAGACCTACGTCGAACTCGGAATGGGGATCGGCGTCGTCGCGGCGATGGCCTACGACGAGAAGCGCGACACCGAACTCGTCGCGCTCGACACGCAGCATCTGTTCGAGGCGAGCACGACGCGCGTCGGTCTGCGCAAGGGCGCGTTCCTGCGCCAGTACGCCTACCGGTTGATCGAGATGTTCGCGCCGCATCTGAACGAACAGCAGATCGCGGCCCAATTGCGCGAGATCGCGTAA